In the genome of Coraliomargarita algicola, one region contains:
- a CDS encoding MGH1-like glycoside hydrolase domain-containing protein: protein MADFYNYTTPEKDPFQWQQWPIENFTGTHDLLGLGPWGPYGKRYFGLSYLPGPKGLRLDLVCAPELYRRRIALPHAIQDSGYLPWDAQSDFVHYVYRQQILPKDQLFADIHFQRIQENTYQIQIEWCNQSELQREVRLHLCLGMQAMATGAWQPQAIAAVSLQADKHTHWIDALGYKHTDLPYNSAEGLIADGRRRCEAIVPGFNDGIGLHWPEKGLGSHVTYLLPHRHHRYLFIRYQSKQAFSLRLHTDSHTQIVELPASDTPGLSGPIELPLKSTSFRIEAHNAVADFLLDGFVQSAKAQIPQFIEAPQASFAAMHNQSDQQADLEWPALPGRMRIQAQDTTLTTRRYRGDLEQALLLGMHDHVSDEISAPGNGHFHSWITPKLTLPTHASRTQRFTLTWLKQPDAPQAPPRSHSPHSPPVNLDLPGSNAKRFGVDRLAAVLQTNIVYPTYIKGDAIRHYPPGRWWDSLYTWDCGCIGLGLAEIAPRRAVELLNTYLTETDDADCAFIHHGSPVPVQHYLYFDLWQKTQDRDLLAYFYPKLARSLRYLAGLDPRSPTRSFRNNLIATWDLFYNSGGWDDYPPQQYLLRENIERRPHIAPMVVASHVAVAADLMAMAAQELGEDSQQWLNLSQKIATDIDRYAWDPASQLYGYVEHDPTGQAIGLLHHQASGESFNRGLDGAMPAMTARIAPERSQAIWQALADPNKFMTAVGLSTVDQSAPYYSQQGYWNGASWIPYQYFFWKAALDAGQAAWAHSLADQVVRMYSRETEDSYCCFEHFMIESGRGAGWHHFGGLSAPILNLFAAYHTPGRISTGLRTWIHKQTWDSTMQSVEFTVSTLVSNNQSSPLILVALAPQQKVRKVTLDGQDIEYRTLPSGVLEFSIPAARNHLQIIIQ from the coding sequence ATGGCAGACTTCTACAACTATACCACGCCTGAGAAAGATCCTTTTCAATGGCAACAATGGCCCATCGAAAACTTCACAGGCACACACGATTTGCTGGGGCTCGGCCCATGGGGCCCCTACGGAAAACGCTACTTTGGATTAAGCTATTTACCCGGGCCGAAAGGACTGCGTCTGGATCTGGTTTGCGCGCCAGAATTATATCGCCGCCGTATCGCGCTACCGCACGCCATCCAAGACTCCGGTTACTTGCCCTGGGACGCCCAAAGTGACTTCGTTCACTATGTATATCGTCAGCAAATTCTGCCCAAGGATCAGCTATTTGCCGACATCCACTTCCAACGCATCCAGGAGAATACTTATCAGATTCAAATTGAATGGTGCAATCAGAGTGAACTCCAGCGCGAAGTGCGTCTACACCTATGTCTAGGAATGCAAGCGATGGCGACAGGTGCTTGGCAACCTCAAGCGATCGCGGCCGTGTCCCTGCAAGCCGACAAGCACACTCATTGGATAGATGCACTGGGCTATAAGCACACCGACCTGCCTTACAACTCTGCCGAAGGCTTAATTGCCGATGGTAGACGCCGCTGCGAAGCCATAGTGCCTGGCTTCAATGATGGAATCGGACTTCACTGGCCCGAGAAAGGCCTCGGCTCTCACGTCACTTACCTCCTTCCCCATCGGCATCATCGTTATCTTTTTATACGCTACCAATCCAAACAAGCCTTCAGCCTACGCTTGCACACAGACTCACACACACAGATCGTAGAGCTCCCCGCCAGCGATACGCCCGGCTTAAGCGGCCCCATTGAATTGCCTCTAAAGAGCACATCATTTCGTATCGAAGCCCACAATGCGGTGGCAGACTTTTTACTGGATGGCTTTGTACAATCGGCCAAGGCTCAAATCCCCCAATTTATAGAAGCGCCCCAGGCTAGCTTTGCCGCAATGCACAATCAGTCGGATCAACAAGCCGATCTAGAATGGCCGGCACTCCCAGGGCGAATGCGCATTCAAGCCCAGGACACCACGCTGACTACACGACGCTACCGCGGCGACCTGGAGCAAGCCTTACTCCTAGGCATGCATGATCACGTCAGCGACGAGATTTCGGCACCGGGCAATGGCCATTTCCACAGCTGGATCACTCCCAAGCTCACACTACCAACTCACGCCTCGCGCACCCAACGCTTTACCCTCACATGGCTCAAGCAGCCCGATGCGCCACAAGCCCCGCCCCGTTCGCATTCGCCCCACTCCCCCCCAGTCAACCTAGACCTGCCAGGCTCCAATGCAAAACGCTTTGGAGTCGATCGCCTCGCAGCGGTGCTCCAAACAAACATCGTCTACCCGACCTATATCAAAGGCGATGCGATCCGACACTACCCGCCTGGTCGTTGGTGGGACTCTCTCTACACTTGGGACTGTGGCTGTATCGGACTAGGCTTGGCAGAAATTGCACCCCGGCGCGCCGTGGAATTACTGAACACCTACCTAACCGAAACCGACGATGCGGATTGTGCCTTCATCCACCACGGCTCACCTGTGCCCGTGCAACACTATTTGTATTTTGATCTTTGGCAGAAGACCCAAGATCGCGACTTGCTCGCCTATTTTTACCCCAAACTAGCCCGTAGCCTCCGCTACCTTGCTGGCCTCGATCCGCGCTCGCCCACACGTTCATTTCGAAACAACTTAATCGCCACATGGGACTTATTCTACAATTCCGGGGGCTGGGATGACTACCCACCGCAGCAGTATTTGCTACGGGAGAATATCGAACGCCGACCGCACATCGCACCGATGGTCGTGGCTAGCCATGTCGCCGTAGCAGCCGATCTCATGGCGATGGCCGCACAAGAACTCGGCGAAGACTCGCAACAATGGCTAAATCTTAGCCAAAAGATCGCCACCGACATCGACCGCTACGCTTGGGACCCCGCTTCTCAATTGTATGGATACGTGGAGCACGATCCGACAGGCCAAGCCATCGGCCTATTACACCATCAAGCCAGTGGCGAAAGCTTCAACCGCGGCCTGGATGGTGCCATGCCCGCCATGACCGCTCGCATCGCACCTGAACGCAGTCAAGCGATCTGGCAGGCACTCGCCGATCCCAATAAGTTTATGACAGCTGTAGGGCTCTCCACGGTCGATCAATCTGCGCCTTATTATTCTCAGCAAGGCTATTGGAATGGCGCCAGCTGGATTCCTTATCAGTATTTCTTCTGGAAAGCCGCTCTCGATGCAGGTCAAGCCGCATGGGCGCATTCACTCGCGGATCAAGTGGTGCGTATGTACAGTCGTGAAACCGAAGATAGCTATTGCTGCTTCGAGCACTTCATGATCGAGAGTGGACGCGGCGCAGGTTGGCATCACTTCGGGGGACTCTCTGCCCCCATTCTAAATCTCTTTGCAGCCTACCATACTCCCGGGCGCATCAGCACAGGACTACGCACATGGATCCATAAACAGACTTGGGACTCCACGATGCAATCCGTCGAATTTACAGTCTCGACTCTAGTCTCCAACAATCAAAGTTCCCCGTTGATCCTAGTCGCCCTCGCACCACAACAGAAAGTGCGCAAAGTCACTCTCGATGGTCAAGACATAGAATACCGCACCTTGCCTTCAGGCGTGTTGGAATTCTCAATCCCCGCGGCCCGAAATCACCTGCAAATTATTATTCAATAG
- a CDS encoding alpha-L-fucosidase: MNASPLTKEDNLARFKHDRFGMFIHWGVYAMYATNEWCQYWSKLSDEEYQNMIQHFDPDMFEPKEWARIARECGMQYVVFTTKHHDGFCMWETEFTDYKITNTRIGRDVLREIVDAFRAEGLKVGLYYSISDWHHPDYIIDSSHSKRHLSPEEIRALNEGRTMARYAKYMRDQVRELLTNYGEIVEFWFDVSGQIDPVACESQAMLDMIRSLQPHILLNNRLSLPGSEDLLTPENYLRDADCVDAEGRSVTWEGCHNLSASWCYNRDEKSYSKSAFRCLEILITQTSLNGNSLMNIGPTARGYISSHERKILDVYAHWMKYHSRAIYGCGQAPKDIPPPPNDCRYTYHAGRNCLYLHFMRWPTQANVILHGLEGRIKYAQLLSDGSYIQTKTPPPGTNENMNPRFPPGSVSLQLMSEPEDVTIPVIEFFLN, from the coding sequence ATGAATGCCTCTCCTTTAACTAAAGAAGATAATTTAGCACGCTTTAAGCATGATCGTTTTGGCATGTTCATTCATTGGGGAGTTTACGCTATGTATGCGACCAATGAGTGGTGTCAGTATTGGAGTAAGCTGTCTGACGAAGAGTATCAAAACATGATCCAGCATTTTGATCCTGATATGTTTGAGCCGAAAGAGTGGGCGCGGATTGCTCGCGAGTGTGGCATGCAGTATGTGGTGTTTACCACCAAGCATCATGACGGCTTCTGTATGTGGGAAACCGAGTTTACCGATTATAAGATCACCAATACACGCATCGGGCGCGATGTGCTGCGTGAGATTGTAGATGCATTTCGGGCCGAGGGCTTAAAGGTAGGCTTGTATTATTCGATTTCGGACTGGCACCACCCAGATTACATAATTGACTCATCGCATAGTAAGAGACACCTGTCGCCGGAGGAGATTCGCGCGTTAAATGAGGGGCGCACTATGGCGCGGTATGCGAAGTATATGCGGGATCAAGTGCGTGAGTTATTGACGAACTACGGCGAGATCGTGGAGTTTTGGTTTGATGTGAGTGGCCAGATTGATCCAGTGGCCTGTGAATCTCAAGCGATGCTGGATATGATTCGATCCTTGCAACCGCATATATTATTAAACAACCGTTTGTCCTTGCCTGGGTCCGAGGATCTATTGACGCCTGAAAATTACCTGCGCGATGCAGATTGCGTCGATGCCGAGGGGCGCAGTGTAACATGGGAGGGATGTCATAATTTATCGGCTTCCTGGTGTTACAATCGCGATGAGAAGTCGTATAGCAAATCAGCATTTCGCTGTTTGGAAATCTTGATCACGCAGACTAGTTTGAACGGTAATAGTCTAATGAATATTGGGCCCACTGCTCGCGGGTATATTAGTTCACATGAACGGAAGATTCTGGATGTATACGCGCACTGGATGAAATATCATTCGCGTGCTATCTATGGTTGTGGTCAGGCTCCTAAAGATATTCCACCTCCACCGAATGATTGTCGCTACACTTATCACGCGGGGCGGAACTGTCTCTATTTACATTTTATGCGTTGGCCCACTCAGGCGAATGTAATTTTGCACGGATTAGAAGGGCGCATTAAGTATGCCCAATTGCTCAGTGATGGTAGTTATATTCAAACGAAAACGCCCCCGCCAGGCACGAACGAAAATATGAATCCTCGTTTCCCGCCGGGCTCGGTTAGTCTGCAATTAATGAGTGAACCCGAAGATGTCACTATCCCTGTAATTGAATTCTTTCTCAACTAA
- the tgt gene encoding tRNA guanosine(34) transglycosylase Tgt — translation MFTLIKEDGQARRGVLKTRHGDIQTPIFMPVGTQATVKGMTPAQIEEVGAQIILGNTYHLNIRPGSDLVHEMGGLHQFMNWKKPILTDSGGFQVFSLSKLRKITEKGIEFRSHLDGRKLFLGPQNCYEIQKNLDTDIAMVLDECPPYPCERDECESAVARTIRWAGEFLEHATRDGFIESGHHVFGIIQGSIYDDLRQHCGQALAEMDFPGYAIGGVSVGEPEEEMIRQVAATAPVMPKGKPRYVMGVGTPPQLLKMVGLGMDMFDCVMPTRLARHASVFTPHGVLNLKNERFKHDPNPIMEADNYTCQNFSRAYLRHLIMAKELLAHTLLSIHNTHFFLDLMAQARAHIEAGDYAAWSAAWIERYNAGNQ, via the coding sequence ATGTTTACATTGATCAAAGAAGACGGTCAGGCACGGCGCGGAGTTCTCAAGACTCGGCATGGTGATATCCAGACTCCTATTTTCATGCCCGTGGGCACACAAGCTACGGTTAAGGGGATGACGCCCGCCCAGATTGAAGAGGTGGGAGCACAAATTATTTTAGGGAACACGTATCACCTCAATATTCGCCCTGGCTCGGATCTAGTGCATGAGATGGGGGGACTGCATCAATTTATGAATTGGAAGAAGCCGATTCTGACCGATAGTGGCGGTTTTCAGGTTTTCAGCCTTTCGAAGCTTCGTAAAATCACTGAAAAAGGGATTGAATTCCGCTCGCACTTGGATGGTCGTAAGCTTTTTTTGGGGCCGCAAAATTGTTACGAAATTCAGAAGAATCTCGATACGGACATTGCGATGGTGCTCGACGAGTGTCCGCCGTATCCCTGCGAGCGAGACGAGTGTGAGAGCGCCGTTGCACGCACAATCCGCTGGGCCGGGGAGTTTTTAGAACATGCGACCAGGGATGGTTTCATTGAGAGCGGGCACCACGTTTTTGGCATTATCCAAGGCTCGATTTACGATGATCTTCGCCAGCATTGTGGTCAGGCGTTGGCTGAGATGGATTTTCCGGGGTATGCGATAGGGGGCGTGAGTGTTGGTGAGCCGGAAGAAGAAATGATTCGCCAGGTGGCTGCCACGGCACCTGTGATGCCAAAGGGGAAGCCCCGCTACGTAATGGGCGTGGGGACGCCGCCGCAGTTATTAAAAATGGTGGGATTGGGAATGGATATGTTTGATTGTGTGATGCCAACACGGCTAGCGCGTCATGCGTCCGTGTTCACTCCGCATGGAGTGCTGAACCTTAAAAATGAACGTTTTAAGCATGATCCTAATCCTATCATGGAGGCGGATAATTATACCTGCCAAAACTTCAGTCGCGCTTATTTGCGTCACTTGATTATGGCGAAGGAGTTGTTGGCGCACACTTTACTTTCCATACATAATACGCACTTTTTTCTGGATTTAATGGCGCAAGCGCGGGCGCACATCGAGGCAGGTGATTATGCCGCCTGGAGCGCTGCGTGGATCGAGCGCTATAACGCGGGGAATCAGTAG
- a CDS encoding dihydroorotate dehydrogenase-like protein: MNLDTKYLGLDLKHPIIAGASPLPDDLDKVRALEDAGIAAITMYSLFEEQITQNMIGTEAHLGSYENSFSEAASYFPEVDLLERGVEHYLDQLAKVKAAVSVPVIGSLNGTREGEWVNYATLIESAGADALELNLYFLPTDIDESASQLEDRCIRIVEAVKARITVPLAVKLSPFFTALPHFAKRLAAAGADSLVCFNRFYQPDIDIENLDIRPMLDLSHSHELRLRLRWLAFLSGRIDAQLAVSGGVHTGIDAVKALMAGADAIQVVSSLLINGPEQVQEMLDEVNAWMQEKEYASLEELRGCMNYLRCPDPDALERANYMRVLKSWRS, encoded by the coding sequence ATGAACTTAGACACTAAATATCTTGGCCTCGACCTTAAGCATCCAATTATCGCAGGCGCTTCACCCTTGCCGGACGATTTGGATAAAGTGCGGGCCCTTGAAGACGCTGGCATTGCGGCCATTACGATGTATTCACTCTTTGAAGAGCAGATTACACAAAACATGATCGGCACCGAAGCTCACTTAGGTAGCTACGAAAATTCCTTTTCGGAGGCGGCTTCGTATTTTCCTGAGGTGGATTTGCTCGAACGCGGAGTCGAACATTATCTCGATCAGTTGGCCAAGGTAAAGGCGGCCGTGAGTGTGCCCGTGATTGGTTCGCTCAATGGCACGCGCGAAGGGGAGTGGGTGAATTACGCCACTTTGATTGAAAGTGCCGGGGCCGATGCCTTGGAACTAAATCTATACTTCCTGCCCACGGATATCGACGAGAGCGCTAGTCAGTTGGAAGACCGCTGCATTCGTATTGTGGAGGCGGTTAAGGCCCGCATTACCGTGCCATTAGCCGTTAAATTGTCGCCTTTTTTCACTGCACTGCCACATTTTGCGAAACGTCTCGCAGCTGCAGGTGCTGACAGCCTCGTTTGCTTTAACCGCTTTTATCAGCCCGACATTGATATCGAGAACCTCGACATACGCCCGATGCTGGACCTGTCGCATTCGCATGAGTTGCGTCTGCGTTTACGTTGGCTCGCGTTTTTGAGCGGTCGTATCGATGCCCAACTCGCAGTCTCTGGTGGCGTGCACACGGGGATCGACGCTGTCAAAGCACTGATGGCTGGGGCGGATGCGATTCAAGTGGTTTCCAGTCTGCTGATCAACGGTCCAGAGCAAGTGCAAGAGATGCTGGATGAGGTGAACGCCTGGATGCAGGAAAAAGAGTATGCCTCACTGGAGGAGCTGCGTGGCTGTATGAATTATCTACGCTGTCCGGACCCGGATGCGCTCGAGCGCGCAAATTACATGCGGGTGCTCAAAAGCTGGCGTAGCTAG
- the nifJ gene encoding pyruvate:ferredoxin (flavodoxin) oxidoreductase, translating to MLDANEAVASVAYRASEVIAIYPITPSTSMAEVCDEWSSAKRPNIWSDVPEVVQLQSEGGVAGAIHGSLQAGALCTTFTSSQGLLLMIPNMYKIAGELTPFCMHVAARALATHGLSIFGDHSDVMACRQTGFAMLASNTVQEAQDLALISHAATLKCRVPFMHFFDGFRTSHEINKIELLDDSIIEAMIDTAAISRIRENSLSPDHPTIRGTAQNPDVFFQAREAANPFYDACADVVEAEMNKFAELTGRQYSLYEYEGAEDAEELIVIMGSGAETAAETAAYLNAQGRKTGVLKIRLYRPLDLKRLVAAMPKSVRHIAVLDRCKESGALGEPLLVEMMACIEEARQVGLLPDSFCPTVIGGRYGLGSKDFTPAMVKAIFDELLSESAKRRFTVGIVDDVTGLSLQVDDAFDLEKSEVIRAVFFGLGSDGTVGANKNSVKIIGEGTPNFAQGYFVYDSKKSGAVTISHLRFGPEVIRAPYLIKNASFVGCHQAQFLDQYDVLEYAAPKGVFLLNSIYPADTVWAHLPRPVQEAVIEKQLQFYVIDAYQVARAAGMGGRINTIMQTCFFAISGVLPKDEAIAKIKEAIEKTYGKKGPEIVQKNFAAVDQTLAALQQVSVPATVSSTIELPPVVPAEAPDFVQRVTSVMLQNKGDALPVSVFRPDGVWDVGTSQWEKRNIAQEIPIWDPSVCIQCNKCVQACPHAAIRSNFYDADALEGAPDCFRSTDFRVRDFVDKKFTIQVAPEDCTGCSLCVAVCPAKNKSNPREKAINMRMQNPLLEDERANYKFFLDLPKPDRTSLKEDVKFTQFKEPLFEFSGACAGCGETPYLKMLTQICGDRLLMANATGCSSIYGGNLPTTPYTCNDDGRGPAWANSLFEDNAEFGLGMRVAVDKQVVIAQNLLRGLSSSLDVELVDAILSADQSTEAGIADQRARVAQLKVQLESLNEPKAKRLLDVADYLVEKSVWIIGGDGWAYDIGFGGVDHVLASGRNVNIMVLDTEVYSNTGGQASKSTPIGAIAKFAASGKVTGKKDLGLIAMNYGNVYVARIAIGAKDTQTVNAIYEAMRHPGPSLIIAYSHCIAHGYNLASGFEQQKLAVDSGAWPLYRYDPARHAQGENPLKLDSRKPKQPLYAYTDNEARFRMLKMKDPARAKELGQAAQAFVDERFELYDRLSKPFETADEDAE from the coding sequence ATGTTGGATGCGAACGAAGCGGTGGCCTCAGTGGCTTATCGCGCGTCAGAAGTCATTGCGATTTATCCAATTACCCCCTCGACGAGTATGGCTGAAGTCTGTGACGAATGGTCCTCAGCAAAGCGTCCCAATATTTGGTCTGATGTGCCTGAAGTGGTGCAGCTTCAATCTGAAGGTGGCGTCGCTGGCGCTATTCATGGATCGCTGCAGGCGGGTGCGTTGTGCACCACCTTTACTTCTTCGCAGGGATTACTGTTGATGATCCCCAATATGTATAAGATCGCGGGTGAGTTGACACCTTTCTGCATGCACGTCGCTGCGCGGGCCCTAGCCACGCATGGGCTTTCGATTTTTGGAGATCACTCGGATGTGATGGCTTGTCGTCAGACCGGCTTTGCTATGTTGGCCTCGAATACAGTGCAGGAGGCGCAAGACCTTGCGCTGATTTCGCATGCGGCTACTTTAAAATGTCGGGTGCCGTTTATGCATTTCTTCGATGGCTTTCGCACCTCGCATGAAATTAATAAGATCGAGTTGTTGGACGATTCGATTATCGAAGCGATGATTGATACTGCAGCGATCTCGCGCATTCGCGAAAACAGCCTCTCGCCCGATCATCCGACGATTCGTGGCACGGCTCAAAATCCTGATGTTTTCTTTCAAGCCCGCGAGGCGGCTAATCCGTTTTATGATGCCTGTGCCGATGTGGTGGAAGCGGAGATGAATAAATTCGCGGAGTTAACTGGGCGTCAATACTCGCTCTACGAGTATGAAGGGGCTGAGGACGCGGAAGAGTTGATCGTGATCATGGGCTCTGGCGCTGAAACCGCAGCCGAGACGGCCGCATATTTGAACGCGCAAGGTCGCAAGACCGGTGTGCTTAAGATTCGTCTTTACCGGCCGCTTGACTTGAAGCGCTTAGTCGCGGCGATGCCTAAGTCTGTGCGGCACATTGCGGTGCTCGACCGTTGTAAAGAGTCGGGTGCACTCGGTGAGCCATTGTTAGTCGAAATGATGGCATGCATTGAAGAGGCGCGTCAGGTTGGGCTCTTGCCAGATTCGTTCTGTCCGACTGTGATTGGTGGGCGTTATGGTTTGGGCTCGAAGGACTTTACACCGGCGATGGTCAAAGCGATCTTTGATGAGTTGCTGAGTGAGTCCGCTAAGCGTCGTTTCACTGTGGGCATCGTGGATGATGTGACGGGGCTTTCGCTGCAGGTGGATGACGCCTTCGATTTGGAAAAGAGCGAAGTGATACGTGCTGTCTTTTTCGGTCTCGGCTCGGACGGCACGGTGGGTGCCAATAAGAATAGCGTGAAGATCATCGGAGAAGGCACGCCTAATTTCGCGCAAGGTTATTTCGTATACGATTCCAAGAAGTCCGGTGCGGTGACTATATCGCACCTACGTTTTGGTCCTGAAGTGATTCGTGCGCCGTATTTGATCAAGAACGCAAGTTTTGTTGGTTGCCACCAAGCGCAGTTTTTAGATCAGTACGATGTGCTGGAATATGCGGCGCCGAAGGGTGTGTTCTTGCTCAATTCGATTTATCCTGCGGATACCGTGTGGGCACATTTGCCGCGGCCCGTGCAAGAAGCGGTGATCGAAAAGCAGTTACAGTTTTACGTGATCGATGCGTATCAAGTCGCCCGAGCTGCAGGCATGGGAGGGCGCATCAATACGATCATGCAAACTTGTTTCTTTGCGATCTCGGGAGTGCTGCCTAAGGATGAAGCGATTGCTAAAATTAAAGAAGCGATCGAAAAGACTTACGGTAAAAAAGGTCCCGAAATCGTGCAAAAGAATTTTGCGGCGGTGGATCAAACTTTGGCTGCGCTACAACAAGTTTCCGTTCCAGCAACTGTCAGCTCTACCATTGAGTTGCCACCAGTGGTGCCAGCCGAAGCGCCGGATTTTGTGCAACGTGTGACTTCGGTGATGTTGCAAAATAAAGGCGATGCCCTGCCTGTCAGCGTGTTTCGTCCTGATGGGGTGTGGGATGTCGGTACCAGTCAATGGGAGAAACGTAATATTGCACAGGAAATTCCCATTTGGGATCCCTCCGTTTGTATCCAGTGTAATAAGTGTGTGCAGGCCTGTCCGCATGCCGCCATTCGTTCGAATTTCTACGACGCTGATGCGCTCGAAGGCGCGCCTGATTGCTTCCGTTCGACCGACTTCCGCGTGCGTGATTTTGTTGATAAGAAGTTTACCATCCAAGTGGCACCGGAAGATTGCACCGGTTGTTCGCTCTGTGTGGCAGTCTGTCCTGCCAAGAACAAGAGCAATCCCCGTGAGAAGGCGATCAATATGCGGATGCAAAATCCCTTGTTGGAGGACGAGCGTGCGAACTACAAGTTTTTCCTGGATCTGCCTAAGCCGGATCGCACCAGCTTGAAGGAGGACGTGAAATTCACTCAATTCAAGGAACCGCTCTTTGAATTCTCCGGGGCTTGTGCTGGATGTGGTGAAACTCCCTATCTGAAGATGCTGACGCAGATTTGTGGTGACCGTTTATTAATGGCCAATGCCACTGGGTGTTCCTCCATTTATGGGGGCAACCTGCCGACCACTCCTTACACATGTAACGATGATGGCCGTGGCCCCGCATGGGCGAACTCACTGTTCGAGGATAATGCAGAATTTGGTCTGGGTATGCGGGTCGCCGTGGATAAGCAGGTCGTTATTGCGCAAAACTTGCTGCGTGGCTTGAGCTCCAGCTTGGATGTCGAACTGGTCGATGCCATCCTAAGTGCGGATCAATCCACCGAAGCAGGCATTGCCGATCAACGTGCTCGTGTGGCCCAGCTCAAGGTTCAACTCGAATCACTGAATGAGCCTAAGGCCAAGCGCTTGCTGGATGTCGCGGACTACCTGGTTGAAAAATCGGTTTGGATTATTGGTGGTGATGGCTGGGCCTACGATATCGGTTTTGGTGGTGTGGATCATGTGCTCGCTTCCGGGCGCAATGTAAATATCATGGTGCTCGACACTGAGGTCTATTCCAACACCGGTGGCCAAGCCAGTAAGTCCACCCCGATTGGTGCGATTGCAAAATTTGCCGCTTCCGGAAAGGTCACTGGCAAGAAGGATTTGGGATTGATCGCAATGAATTATGGTAACGTGTATGTCGCACGGATTGCCATTGGCGCGAAAGATACCCAAACGGTCAATGCCATCTATGAAGCCATGCGCCATCCCGGGCCTTCGTTGATCATCGCTTACAGTCACTGTATTGCACACGGCTATAATTTGGCCAGTGGCTTCGAGCAGCAAAAACTGGCTGTCGACAGTGGTGCCTGGCCGCTGTACCGTTACGATCCCGCACGTCATGCACAAGGGGAGAATCCGCTCAAGCTCGATTCGCGTAAGCCGAAGCAACCGCTCTATGCATATACAGATAACGAAGCTCGCTTCCGGATGCTGAAAATGAAAGATCCTGCTCGTGCGAAGGAACTGGGGCAAGCGGCTCAAGCCTTCGTTGATGAACGTTTCGAACTCTATGATCGTCTCTCAAAGCCCTTTGAAACGGCTGACGAAGACGCAGAATAA
- a CDS encoding MBL fold metallo-hydrolase codes for MMRIPIEDSFEDVLRKAAVGQRLGHGALSIRSGLSLKEVRALLAGEFNEAQLRKLALVLKLDPEKLVALARGDWYPEAVELEGLKCICMPFPEASYPDASTNCFVAYDVSSGDALVFDTGTRAEPVLDFIRAQKLHLQAVFLTHAHRDHIGGLSALAAAAPAGQVYAPANEPVADTRLLEPEAELCIGKFQIKAVETNGHSRGALSYIVNGLGRQVAFVGDSIFCLSMGGTKQGYQLALNNNRNKLLTLSPDTVLCPGHGPMTTVGEELSHNPFF; via the coding sequence ATGATGCGAATACCAATTGAAGATAGCTTTGAAGATGTGCTGCGCAAGGCCGCCGTAGGGCAGCGCTTGGGGCACGGAGCACTCTCGATTCGATCCGGACTGAGTTTAAAAGAAGTGCGTGCACTCTTGGCGGGGGAATTTAACGAAGCACAGCTGCGTAAGTTGGCGCTAGTGCTCAAGTTGGACCCTGAAAAGTTAGTCGCCCTCGCTCGCGGAGACTGGTATCCCGAAGCAGTGGAGCTTGAGGGGCTGAAGTGTATTTGCATGCCTTTTCCAGAGGCCAGTTATCCTGACGCGAGCACCAATTGCTTTGTGGCTTACGACGTATCCAGCGGAGATGCGCTTGTCTTCGATACCGGCACCCGGGCGGAGCCGGTGTTAGATTTTATTCGTGCGCAGAAATTGCATTTACAGGCGGTTTTTCTCACGCACGCGCATCGTGATCATATCGGTGGCTTGAGCGCGTTGGCAGCGGCAGCGCCTGCAGGGCAGGTTTATGCGCCCGCCAATGAGCCGGTAGCGGATACCCGTTTGTTAGAGCCTGAGGCGGAGTTATGCATCGGTAAATTTCAGATTAAGGCGGTGGAAACCAACGGTCATTCACGCGGAGCACTGAGTTATATCGTCAATGGACTCGGCAGACAGGTCGCTTTTGTGGGCGATTCTATATTCTGCCTCTCGATGGGGGGCACCAAGCAGGGCTATCAGTTAGCCCTTAATAATAACCGCAACAAGTTACTTACACTCTCTCCGGATACAGTGCTTTGTCCCGGACACGGTCCCATGACTACAGTCGGCGAAGAGCTGAGTCATAACCCGTTCTTTTGA